A segment of the Panicum hallii strain FIL2 chromosome 1, PHallii_v3.1, whole genome shotgun sequence genome:
CTGTGACGTTATACAGCTATCATGTTCTCTTTGGAGTTACATCAGACTAAGCTCTTTTTGTTTGGTTTGTCTCGATCCTGTTCCCATGTGGCTGCATGCTTAAAGTAATGGAACAAGGAATTGTTTGTTCCTGTCTGTAGTGTAATGTGCCAAGTGTTTTCTGTTTATCAACCCGATGCCATTGATAGAAGTTGCAGAGTGCTGAATACTTATTCTTACTCTGTTGTTTCTGATGGAGCAATGGTCAGGCCATGTTTTGAATTAGCTAATGCAAAAGGGAAAGGTTTGCGTACTAGTACTTGTTGCCTTTTACGTTCAGAGGCTTGAGGCTTCACTTGTCTTGGAGGAGCAACTTGTTCTGTACTTGAGCTAAAAAAATGGACATGTTCTGCACTAGTCATGTGGATCCATGGCTAAGAAGGGCGCGGATATGAGACATGGCCATGGTGCCAATTACCTGTTTGCTGTGAAACCAATTAACCAAAAGAAGAGGAGCTGGCCATTGTATAGAGAGGGTAACAGCGTGCTGGCAACTTGCCAAATGCTATGAATCAGTAGCCCGCTGCATATGTCTCGAACAAGAGAATTCCATTTCAGACAAAGCAACGAGTGCTCGCCGCATCATGAACCAGACTGACCTACAACCACTGCTATGTGACTAACCAACCAAATTGAACAAATGGCACGCATGGAAGTTTGAATGGTTATATTTGAATGCCCCAGATATTCATGGCCCTTCTGCTCCCAAAATCACAAGAGCTGATTTAGTGCTCTACAACCATTGTATGGATTTACAACACAATTGTTTCAAAGAGAATCCACTTTTGTGGCAGCAATCGTCTTTCTGGCTGCAGCAGGGCTTGTGACACTTGAAACGCCTCTCATCCAGATTATTCAAGGTGCTGTGTGCCGTTTTCACGTTAGACCACAGGTAGTTTAGAACTTTTTCCTGTCATATTCTACTCTCAGCAGGCACTGTTGCCAAATCAAAATTCTCTTCTAGCACGGTGAACACTTCGGTAAGTGAAGAGACCTTGAAGTCAGGTTTAACTTCCTCAGGCAAAGAATCATGCGGCCCATATTGCCCCGTTTCATCGAGCAAGCAAGTAAAAGCTCCTGCTCTCTTTCCACAAACAACCTGCCAAGTTTTCAAATGGCAAAGTATTTAAGTGAAAACATAATGCCGAGTTCTAGTTCTCTAGCAGGACAGCTCTAACTTCAGGTTGTAGTTTACCAAGAAAGCAAGAAAGGACTTCAGGAACTAGTAAAATTGGTAGGCATTTATGAAAGTGACCAGTTTATGTTGGTTCCTGGTTATGATGCAAAGATAACTTTAAGCAGAGATTCAGATTAATatataaaaagaaaaaagataAAAATGCAATCGTTTGTAGGCATGAAATGTGGAAGTTGGTTTCTGGTTATTGCATCATGCTAACTGAATGGAAGAGAAGCTGTTACATTATAGCAATCTTTTGAATGCTAGAGTTCATAATGAGATGAATAATACTCACATCATCCTTGAGACTGTCACCAACCATGATCACTTCATGTGGTGGAATGTTCCAAGTGGAGCAAATGTGAAGCAATGGAGCTGGATCTGGCTTATAGGGACGAAATTCTCTGCTCAGTGCAGGAGCAAACGTCATCTGCAGCGACACCCAATACACACAGTTATAGAATATGGTCACAATCTCATAATCTGGAAAAAATTTACAGCattactttcaaatttacttgacaGGTATGAGCATCATAGATAACCAAATGAGCATGACGTGTACGTAATCAGCATAAGGATAATGCGACAACTTACACCAAATCTTTGGTGAAACAAATCAACTGCATCCTTCACATTACGGGTGATCAAACCTCTTCTGCAAAAAGTTGAGATAAGAATCAAAATCTGCAAACACATCTCTAATTCAACAAATGATTTGCAAAGAATGACACCCACACATGCTAGACAGCAGACATAAATTCAATGGCATCTGTCAACAAACACTATCATCTCCGGAAACCACAACAAACTAGCGAAGAAGTAAAAAACAGCGTTTCGACACACAGGAGTACATGACTGATGCTAGCCAGCTTCTTTCTGATCACATCTCTATGGTTGGACTAGCAGTAAAGTCATAGAATCGCAATATATGGTGTATTAAAATCTATTTAAGCATGAAAGCGCATGGTTTTATTGAACCATATATAGCTCCTGGTGATCAGCAGGTTATGATGCATTATCGTTTATTTCAAGTGGCACCATTGCATTGAAATAGTCAGAGCACAGTCTGCTTGTACAAGAATTATTTAAGAGACAATAATACAGAAGATGTGACAAACATCACaaatgtataccatgaacgaaAACTTAGCCAGCAGTACACTGTAACTACAGATTCCGGTTGCATGGCGATGCTCATATGTCAAATTTTCATCCATCCAATTTCCAATCAAACATGGACTCCTATCCTTTGGCAACCACTCATGTATCATATATAAGAAATCAAATTTAAACGGTTCAGGCAGAGCATATAGCTAGCTCTAAATGGATCACGATCAGCTTTGAAGCAACTAGGGTGTGGAGGTGAAACTACCAGGTGGATGATGCACCAAATCGATACCATGAAGGAAGTGCAGTTGGACTCACAGTCAATCTGGGGAAAGCAACTTCAGCTACATTGTAGAGCTAGCAAGCACTGACCTGATCTGCTTCGTGTCCAGGAACCCGCATAGCTCTGACGCCCCTGCAAACCCAGGGCAAATTGCAAGCAGTCACACACCGACGAGAGGCCAGACCACCAGAGCACAGTTCCGGCTAGAAACTAGAATCCACCAGCGCAGCAAGCCAGGGCAAGCGCTCACCGGGCATGATCTGGAGGCGGTCGAGCCCCTCTTTCTCGAAGCGCGCGATGACCTCGTAAGCGTGGCGCTGCTTGTCGGGCGCCCAGTTCTCGATGCAGTGGAGGATGTCTACGGAGCCTCCCCCGGCCGCGCGGGCCGCGGCGTAGGCCGCGTCCCCGCCGAGCACCTCGCGGTACATGGCCTGGAAGTCGATGACGGGCACCGTGAGGGTGCCGTCCATGTCGAAGACCACCCCGCGCAGCGGCCGCCTGGAACGCTGGGCTGGCGCGGGGGAGGCGGAGGACATGGCCCGGACGACGGcgatggcgcggcggcgggggaggggcgccgcggcgggggggcccaggagcaggcggtggggcccgaggcggaggagcaggcggcgggggagcaTCCGTGGCGCGATCTGGGCCGCTGGATGGCCCGTACCACCGGGAAGGCTGTGGTTGGGTTTATGGGCTGCGCCTGACTGTGTGAGTGTGTGGTGGAGTGGTTGGTGCCtggtggtgctgctgctggGTGGAGCCTGAGCGAGCGCTGCTCTCCGACCTCAGCGTGGAGCCTGGAGCAAGCTGCTGCTGCAATGATGGGTTGCCGCCCGCCTCCGCTTCATGGTTACGTATTCCGGGGATTACGTCTTCTAGATCAATGCGCGCATCTGTCCGCTGACAGTTTTCGTTTATGTAGACAACGCACGCAGCAAAAATGCCAGTTTTTTACGCTACCGGGAGAAGGACAAAGAGGCTGGGTGAACTATCCTTTCTTGCTCCGGGAGCCATTGACCCCACAGACGACTCACTCTACCTGATTTGGAGGCTGTTGAATTGAATTCTTCAGCAAGTACCGTGCACTTGCCTGTTTGACACGTGCATGCGTAGGTGGTAGGTGCATGCTGAGTCTCGTTGTTTTGCCGCCGCAACATCTTCGACCTGTGGGTGCGTACGGCGTACCTTGAGatttcctcctcctcttctctgCTGTCCTCGATTCAGATTTGGGTGCTGGTTCAGTTGCAGTAGGAggccggccggattgggccTGATTGATTTCTATGAGCATTTGAAAATCGAGATTCTTCTTGGAACTCAATTCGCAGCGATCAAGGTGCAGCGTCCACAACGCCTTTGAAAGAGCGACGTCTGGCCGAACCGAAAGAATCGGATCTACTACTGAGTAATAATCCAGGAAAAATTGAGTCTTCGTGCGCCGGTTCGGTTGGTGATGGACAGGTCGTGGTGCAGCCTCCCGGAGCTACTCCCATTCCGAACGATGGACGTCGTCCACCCTCGTCCGCACCAAGAGTACTGTAAGTTATGCCACCTCGGCCACATTCAGCTTCCACACCGAGGAGTTTGTGTGGAAACAGCTCGGTGCCTTTCACCGTCCGCGCGCACTACGACAGGGACCTGGAAATCTTTGTTGGGCTCTCCAAAGATCCAGCGGCCCTCGGCCACCTCTGCTTCTGTGGCATGAACAGTTTGAACACCAGCAGCAGCACTCAGTGTCCCGCCCCTGCTTGGAAGCTCTGCCAGGAGA
Coding sequences within it:
- the LOC112901268 gene encoding haloacid dehalogenase-like hydrolase domain-containing protein At2g33255, producing MLPRRLLLRLGPHRLLLGPPAAAPLPRRRAIAVVRAMSSASPAPAQRSRRPLRGVVFDMDGTLTVPVIDFQAMYREVLGGDAAYAAARAAGGGSVDILHCIENWAPDKQRHAYEVIARFEKEGLDRLQIMPGASELCGFLDTKQIRRGLITRNVKDAVDLFHQRFGMTFAPALSREFRPYKPDPAPLLHICSTWNIPPHEVIMVGDSLKDDVVCGKRAGAFTCLLDETGQYGPHDSLPEEVKPDFKVSSLTEVFTVLEENFDLATVPAESRI